In bacterium, the sequence ATTTCAGGTATCGATTCCCAGTAATAAACCAATGGATCATTTTCCGCATCATACGCAAGCGCTGTTAAAGATATTTCCTCACCGGCCACTAAGCCATACTGTTTTGAGGCAGTAATAAAGAAGTTATACGGCGGAGTGTTATACCCTGAACTGGAATTCACATAAACAAAAATATGATATGATTCCTGAAAACCGCCTCTTGTATCTCTTGCTTCACAGGCAAATTCGTATGACTGCATCCCGGAAGTATTTGGCGCGATCCAATCGCAATTTTGAGCATCCGGTCCGGGATTGCTGAAATATCCTGCCACAGGACCTACCATTTTCCAGCGGTAAGTAATAGGATCATAATCAGGATCCATGGCATTGGCAAACAGCCGGACTACTCCACCGGGCCCGACAGTATTCATATCGGAATGAACATCTGTAAAAAACGGCGGCTGGTTCGGCATAGTCGGCGGCGGGACATAGCCTGACATCATAACATTAATAAATATTTCGGCCTTGTTTTCCGCGCCTTTTGAATCCCTTACTTTTACAGCAACATTTACGCCTGTCCCATAGCCCGGAGCGGTCCATCTGATTGACCTGCCGCCTGGCTCAGGATACCATGCCCCCTGGCTGACAAACCAGTCAAAAACCAAGGGATCATTGTCAGGGTCTCCCGCATCAGCCCTGATAGTTATCATTTCATTTGTGGTTACACTCATCCTGTCTGCAATAATAGTAACCCACGGCGGAGTATTATAATTGCCACCTGTCCCTCCCCCTGTCGGCGGCGGCGGTGGTATATAAGTTCCCGTTCCCGTCACTGTTACTGTTCCTGTTGTGGGGCCTGTCCCCGGGTCATCGCCTTGCGGAATACAATTCGGCCCCCCGCAGATAAAAAACACAAGCACCAGGCCTAAGCCTATAAATGTTTTAAATATCCTGTTTCTAAACATACGCACCTCCTCCTTTCATTTTTTTATTATTTATTTGTAAAGTTATATTTAAACCCTCCTCCGAACCTTTACATTAATTTATATATGCCAAAAATAATAAATTGTCTATAAGCGGTTTCATAAGTTTTTAATGTATCACCTTTCTTAAATATTCAATGTAATCAAATCCGGGGCTTTGCTCAATTGTATGACAATTTATACAGATATGCCTGCTGACGCCAGCCGGCTCCTTTTGAATTTTGTCGTGATTTGTAAATATTTTGTGGCATTGCTCGCATTGCACGCCTGTCTCCCCTTCCAGATTATAACCAAGTGTATGGCAGGATAAACAGCCGAGCACCCTGTCTTTCCCTTCTTTTTTTAAACTCTCAAGCGCCCTGGCGTGCCTCGTGGTTTCCCATTGATTATATTCTTTTTCATGGCAGCCTTTGCAATAAACACTGCCGAGATGCTTATTATTGACCTGGAGCCTTTTTAATTGCCTGTCCGCTGATTTTTCCTCACATTCATCAATCATCTTCTGGATTTCCGGGTCATTTTTCACCGAAGTATCCAGCGTGTATAATTTATTCGACGGGCGAAAATCCGGTTCTTTTGACAAGGTAATTTTTCCTATATAATGGCCTTTGGTACCGGCCTGTACCAAAATAGTATTTTTTATTTTTAACGGTTCTTCATTCGGTTTAAAATCAAAACCGCCTATAATAAGATTAATTCCATCTACGTTTCCCGCAAGTTTAATGTTCTCTTCAAAAGACAATCTGCTTAGAACTACAATAAAATCGACTTTTTCTTTTAATTCTTTAATATTTTTTTTTAAAACATCTATTGGATCCAAAATAAAAATACCCAAGTCATTTAAATCGGACATATTTTTGTCCGGGGAAATAATATTATTTAAATTTTTTCCCATTATTCCAAAAATTCCCGCTTTTACGTCTTTTTTCTCAATTATAACTAAATTTCTGAAAATAGGGTTTTGGTCCCGCGTGGAAACAATATTGCTGGAAATAAACGGTAGTATTCCAGATTTTTCTTTCAGAAATTCAATACCGGAATTGAGTTCATTCGCGCCGATATTTACAGCATCGTAGTTAAAATGCCTGTATATATCCAAAACCGCCCGGTTTTTCTCTTCTTCATTAATATGAGAAAATAAATCGCCGGCGTCAAGCAGGAGAGAACCATGGACATCCCGCCTTATCTCTTTGAGGACTGTCCCCCTGCGGTTTAATCCTCCATAGGGGGCTCCGGGACAACTGCACGGCTGTAAAAACCCATACGTATTATTTGTATAAATAATTTCAATTTCCCTGCAATAATATTTATTTAAAAATACAAAATTGAATAACATAAGAATAAATAAGCTTAATTTATAAAAACGCATATGATATTTTTATCGGTAAATTCAAAAAAATTAATAAGTATTTTTGTTAAAAAATCTATTTGTAAAAATTAAATTTAGGAGTATCATATAAAATGATTCAAACCGTTAGAACAGTTTAAACTGTTTGAACCGTTTAAACAAATTTTTTAACTTTGGAGGACATAATGACCAATATTGACAAATTATCCAGTGTGCTTAATGGAAAAATCCCCGGGAAACCAGGGACGGGTTTAACACCGGGCATTTCCTTAACAGATAAAAATAACCATGAGTTTTTTAAACAACTGCTTAAAGAGATTGAAGAGTTAAAAAATGAATTCGCAAACAGTATTTCCGCCCAAAAAAAAATATCAGACCTTGGAGTAAAACTCACTTCTGAGAAAAATATAAAAGAAATTTCCAAAACGATACTGGATTGCGCTATGACCCTGACCAAAACACCCGCCGGGAGTATCAGCCTGTATGATGAAAAAGAAAACACGCTTAACCTTGTTTCCGCAAAAGGTTTTAGCTCCGAATTTTCAGAGGTAAAAAAATACCCTGTCCGGCCTGGCGGGATGACCGAACATATCTTGAAGCAAAAAGAGCCGATTGTGGTAAACAATATTGCCAGCCAGCCTTCTTTTAACAACCCGATGATGTTGAAAGAAAAAGTAAGCTCACTGATTGCCCAGACTTTATTTTGCGAAGAAAAAATTGTAGGGATCCTGTATGTGGACGATTTTGTACCAAGGAATTTCCTGCCGGAACAAATTGCCCAGCTTTCTCTTTTGGCCATGCAGGCCGCGTTCGGCATAGAAAAAATCAAACTGCTCACACAATTAGAAAAGAAAAACCATGAATTAATAAAAACCACCGAATATATGAAAGCCATACTCGATAATTCCGCGGACATGATTATTACCACAAATTCAAACGCGGAGATAGTCGAGTTTAATCCCGCGGGCGAGCGAATGCTCGGGTATAAAAAAGAAGAAGTGTGCGGAACATCTGTTGAAAAATTCTACCGCCATGCCGAGGAAAGACGAAAGATCCTCGAGAAACTTCAAAAAAAGGAGCAGGTCGCAAATTATGAAACAAAATTGTGGACAAAAGGAAAAAAACTGCTGGACATATCTTTAAGCCTTTCCCAGTTGAAAGATAAAGAAGGCTGTGTTATCGGTACCGTGGGCATCAGCAAAGATATCAGCAAACAAAAACAGCTTGAAAAAAAATTAAGGGAAACAAACAAGCAGCTGGAACAGAAGATAAAAGAAGTCCAGAAGATAGACCAGATGAAATCCGATTTTTTATCCGTTGTTTCACATGAATTGAGGACCCCCTTGACCTCTATCCTCGGTTTCGCGAAGATGATTCAAAGAAGGTTTATCAAAGAGATTATCCCTGCCAT encodes:
- a CDS encoding multiheme c-type cytochrome is translated as MLFNFVFLNKYYCREIEIIYTNNTYGFLQPCSCPGAPYGGLNRRGTVLKEIRRDVHGSLLLDAGDLFSHINEEEKNRAVLDIYRHFNYDAVNIGANELNSGIEFLKEKSGILPFISSNIVSTRDQNPIFRNLVIIEKKDVKAGIFGIMGKNLNNIISPDKNMSDLNDLGIFILDPIDVLKKNIKELKEKVDFIVVLSRLSFEENIKLAGNVDGINLIIGGFDFKPNEEPLKIKNTILVQAGTKGHYIGKITLSKEPDFRPSNKLYTLDTSVKNDPEIQKMIDECEEKSADRQLKRLQVNNKHLGSVYCKGCHEKEYNQWETTRHARALESLKKEGKDRVLGCLSCHTLGYNLEGETGVQCEQCHKIFTNHDKIQKEPAGVSRHICINCHTIEQSPGFDYIEYLRKVIH